A genomic segment from Cricetulus griseus strain 17A/GY chromosome 8, alternate assembly CriGri-PICRH-1.0, whole genome shotgun sequence encodes:
- the LOC100764566 gene encoding vomeronasal type-1 receptor 90-like — MSPLRNVLYFQAVLGLLANMFLLFFYTFIILFHKSKLIDLISCQLTFVHIVLLLVGGEIGLTDVFESLNFENDFKCKAMFYIHRLMRGLSICITCLLSVFQAVTISPSTSSLAKFKHKLKKYMVYSFLFIWALNLSFGSTIIFYVGAFTNVSETNQMKSTKYCSLFPMDYISTALILTETVIRDVFLVGVMMTSSAYMVIFLFRHHRQCKHLHSLSHLRASPEKRATQTILLLVAFYVIMYWEDVIISSTAFLSWMYHPVILTVQKFVMNSYPTIAPLVQISSDYRIINMLTTLWSKCHQIFKQ, encoded by the coding sequence ATGTCCCCATTAAGGAATGTCCTTTATTTCCAAGCTGTTCTTGGACTCCTCGCcaatatgtttcttctttttttctacacTTTCATAATCCTATTTCATAAATCTAAGCTCATAGACCTGATCTCCTGTCAACTGACCTTTGTCCACATAGTGCTGCTCCTCGTTGGTGGGGAAATCGGGCTTACAGATGTATTTGAGTCACTGAACTTTGAGAATGACTTCAAATGTAAGGCAATGTTTTACATACACAGATTGATGAGAGGACTCTCTATCTGcatcacctgcctcctgagtgtgttcCAGGCTGTCACTATCAGTCCCAGTACCTCTTCGCTggcaaaatttaaacataaactaaaaaaatacatggtctattctttcttatttatttgggcTCTCAATTTGTCATTCGGTAGCACCATTATCTTCTACGTTGGGGCTTTTACCAATGTGAGTGAGACCAACCAGATGAAGTCCACGAAATATTGCTCACTCTTCCCCATGGACTACATCTCCACAGCACTGATTTTAACAGAGACAGTCATCAGAGATGTATTTCTTGTAGGAGTTATGATGACCTCAAGTGCTTACATGGTGATTTTCTTGTTCAGACATCACAGGCAGTGCAAGCATCTTCATAGCCTCAGTCACCTGAGAGCATCCCCAGAGAAAAGGGCCACACAAACCATCTTGCTTCTGGTGGCGTTCTATGTGATCATGTACTGGGAGGATGTCATCATCTCATCCACTGCATTCCTGTCATGGATGTACCACCCAGTCATCCTGACTGTTCAGAAGTTTGTGATGAATTCCTACCCCACAATTGCTCCTTTGGTACAAATCAGTTCTGATTACAGAATAATCAATATGCTGACAACCTTGTGGTCAAAGTGTCACCAGATTTTTAAACAAtga